One Sphingobacteriales bacterium genomic window carries:
- a CDS encoding sulfotransferase family 2 domain-containing protein: MIVFLHIPKTAGSTFRNILNSLFLPHQICDVQKIDTQYHNNEDLFKSTNISLTYIRNMYLNASRANGNQINLLVGHINWDSFSQLNVNRQKCSCIAFLRNPTDQVISNYYYVLKKHPGRLTAGMDSLHDFVSIPYSYNFQSRYFFGEYYKELNEQLSSGKDIKPLIFNFIKENKINIGISEDFYNSVLLFKKKFRWKKKVLNFTSTNINNERPTIKNIPPETIRLIKEINKLDFLLYESGVEIFNNHLKKITPFKRFVLQSIDRFPFLGFLIKYI; the protein is encoded by the coding sequence ATGATTGTATTTCTACATATTCCTAAAACAGCAGGCTCTACTTTTAGAAATATCTTAAACAGTTTATTTTTGCCGCATCAAATTTGTGATGTACAAAAAATTGATACTCAATACCATAACAATGAAGATTTATTTAAAAGCACCAACATATCTCTAACATATATTAGAAATATGTATTTAAATGCAAGCCGTGCTAATGGAAATCAAATCAATTTATTGGTAGGACATATAAATTGGGATAGCTTTAGTCAATTGAATGTTAATAGGCAAAAATGTAGTTGTATTGCTTTTTTAAGAAATCCGACTGATCAAGTTATCTCTAATTATTATTATGTATTAAAAAAACACCCAGGGCGTTTAACAGCGGGTATGGATTCGCTCCATGATTTCGTTAGTATTCCTTATAGCTATAACTTTCAATCACGATATTTTTTTGGTGAGTATTATAAAGAATTAAATGAACAACTATCCTCAGGGAAAGACATAAAACCTCTTATTTTTAATTTTATTAAAGAAAATAAAATAAATATTGGCATATCAGAGGATTTCTATAATTCTGTTTTATTATTTAAAAAAAAATTTAGATGGAAAAAGAAAGTTTTAAATTTTACTTCTACTAATATTAATAATGAGCGACCTACAATCAAAAATATTCCACCGGAAACTATCAGATTAATAAAAGAAATAAACAAATTAGATTTTTTATTATATGAAAGTGGGGTTGAAATTTTTAACAATCATTTAAAAAAAATTACACCTTTTAAGCGTTTTGTACTACAAAGTATCGATCGCTTTCCATTCTTAGGTTTTTTAATAAAGTATATTTAA
- a CDS encoding glycoside hydrolase family 99-like domain-containing protein: MPLRPLAIYLPQFHPIPENDEWWGKGFTEWTNVTRTQPYFNGHYQPHLPADLGFYDLRLPEIMVQQAALAKQYGIYGFCFYHYWFNGKRLLHQPLDNMLATQTPDFPFCLCWANENWSRRWDGMNQDVLIAQHYSDSDDVEHIRFLIEHFFKDPRYITIEGKPLFLVYRSELLPDAAATARRWRNEAQKAGLPDLYLARVESFTAKIMPDSIGFDASVEFQPDWRNIPKRFKIGKKEKWLQRLKSNPHPFELHKVFSYQQLCENMLQRPPITHKRFPCVTPMWDNSARRKKDATIFHDSTPQLYENWLRTVVQNFMPYSPEENFIFLNAWNEWAEGNHLEPCQKWGHAYLEATKNALTL; encoded by the coding sequence ATGCCGCTCCGTCCGCTTGCCATTTATCTGCCCCAATTTCACCCTATTCCCGAAAACGACGAATGGTGGGGAAAGGGTTTTACGGAATGGACAAATGTAACTCGCACTCAGCCTTATTTCAATGGGCATTATCAACCGCATTTGCCCGCCGATTTGGGTTTTTATGATTTGCGTCTGCCCGAAATTATGGTGCAGCAGGCGGCATTAGCCAAGCAATATGGCATTTACGGATTTTGTTTTTATCACTATTGGTTCAATGGAAAACGTTTATTGCATCAGCCCTTGGATAATATGCTCGCTACCCAAACGCCCGATTTTCCTTTCTGTCTGTGCTGGGCAAATGAAAACTGGTCGCGCCGTTGGGACGGTATGAATCAAGATGTACTCATCGCACAGCATTATTCCGACAGCGATGATGTAGAACATATTCGCTTTTTGATAGAGCATTTTTTTAAAGACCCGCGCTATATTACGATTGAAGGAAAGCCCTTGTTTTTGGTGTATCGCAGCGAATTACTCCCTGACGCTGCTGCTACGGCTCGCCGTTGGCGCAACGAAGCACAAAAAGCCGGTTTGCCCGACCTCTATTTAGCACGGGTGGAGAGTTTTACGGCTAAAATAATGCCCGACAGCATCGGTTTTGATGCTTCGGTAGAGTTTCAGCCCGATTGGCGCAATATTCCCAAACGCTTTAAAATCGGTAAAAAAGAGAAGTGGCTGCAACGACTGAAAAGCAATCCGCACCCCTTTGAGCTGCATAAAGTGTTTTCTTACCAACAACTTTGTGAAAATATGTTACAACGCCCTCCAATTACTCACAAAAGATTTCCGTGTGTAACACCGATGTGGGACAATTCGGCACGGCGAAAAAAAGATGCTACGATTTTCCACGATTCCACACCGCAATTGTACGAAAATTGGCTACGAACAGTTGTGCAAAATTTTATGCCTTATTCACCGGAAGAGAATTTCATTTTTCTTAATGCCTGGAATGAGTGGGCAGAGGGCAACCATTTAGAACCCTGCCAAAAATGGGGACACGCTTATTTAGAAGCTACTAAAAACGCATTAACTCTTTAA
- a CDS encoding NAD-dependent epimerase/dehydratase family protein, with protein sequence MKIFLTGATGLIGIPLLFLLSADSTIDEIVILTRNNHTSSLFLNNPKIKTVVVNFYDIDNFEKIITDSDIVVHLLWSNFSRTSSTTLLRDIDNNLIQTIKLLEAATTKGIKKIIFASSGGTVYGITAPQPISENILPKPISSYGITKLAIENYLHYFYHHFGLEYTILRIATAYGEFQNLSKKQGVIAHWLYNIAHNRPIDFYGDGTIIRDYIYATDVAQAILQAIMLPAYNGVLNIGSGIGTNLTELLNIITNITEKKIAINYLPSNIFDVPCNILAVKEAQKHLKWTPATSLSIGIQKIYGDILNH encoded by the coding sequence ATGAAAATATTTTTAACCGGAGCTACGGGTCTCATAGGAATTCCTCTTCTGTTTTTACTTTCAGCAGATAGTACTATTGATGAAATAGTCATTTTAACAAGAAATAATCATACTTCTTCATTATTCTTAAATAATCCGAAAATAAAAACAGTTGTTGTTAATTTTTATGATATTGACAATTTTGAAAAAATAATTACTGACTCAGACATAGTTGTTCATCTTTTATGGTCAAATTTCTCTCGTACCTCTAGTACAACATTATTAAGAGATATAGATAATAACCTAATTCAAACGATAAAGCTATTAGAAGCAGCAACAACAAAAGGAATAAAAAAAATTATCTTTGCCTCTTCTGGTGGTACTGTATATGGAATAACAGCCCCTCAACCTATTTCTGAAAATATATTACCAAAACCTATCAGTAGTTATGGTATTACCAAATTAGCCATTGAAAATTATCTGCATTATTTTTATCATCATTTTGGTTTAGAATATACTATATTGAGAATAGCGACTGCTTATGGGGAGTTCCAGAATTTATCTAAAAAACAGGGAGTGATAGCTCATTGGCTTTATAATATAGCACACAATAGACCCATTGATTTTTACGGAGATGGTACAATCATCAGAGATTATATATACGCTACAGATGTAGCTCAGGCAATATTGCAAGCAATTATGCTGCCTGCCTATAATGGTGTTTTAAATATTGGCAGCGGAATAGGTACTAATTTAACAGAATTATTAAATATTATTACTAATATAACTGAAAAAAAAATAGCTATTAATTATTTACCTTCCAATATTTTTGATGTTCCCTGTAATATTTTAGCGGTTAAAGAAGCTCAAAAACACCTAAAATGGACTCCAGCAACAAGTTTATCGATAGGTATTCAGAAAATTTATGGAGATATTCTTAATCATTAA
- a CDS encoding glycosyltransferase family 2 protein — MLSATPLISVIIPNYKHAPYLRQRINSVLQQSFQDFELIILDDASPDDSCEIIEEYARQFPQKIKIQFNIKNSGSPFKQWEKGLSLAQGGYIWIAESDDYADTSFLEKCVQVIKSYSDIGIVFAQSDSIDEDNRFIFSFKQKYYNFYKNNVWQQDFQMNGKEYVKKYLSLYNTIPNASAVLFKKELIQEEQLNEYSLRLAGDWLLWIKLIAKTNIAHISERLNYFRQHKKSVRSNTILDGTYFHEYFLIQGYLQQHYHFSPAYRNFISRRLSFTWRNMVAEQRLTAKQHLNILKIIAKHDKTALKEIVNRLIIKQIRAIRD, encoded by the coding sequence GTGTTATCTGCTACTCCACTTATATCTGTCATCATTCCCAATTACAAGCACGCTCCCTATTTAAGGCAGCGTATAAATAGCGTTTTGCAGCAAAGTTTTCAGGATTTTGAATTAATTATTTTAGATGATGCCTCGCCCGATGACTCTTGTGAAATTATTGAAGAATATGCCCGACAATTTCCGCAAAAAATAAAAATACAGTTTAATATCAAAAATAGTGGCAGCCCTTTCAAACAATGGGAAAAAGGACTTAGTTTGGCGCAGGGTGGTTATATTTGGATAGCCGAAAGTGATGATTATGCAGATACTTCTTTTTTGGAAAAATGTGTGCAAGTCATAAAATCTTATAGCGATATAGGCATTGTATTTGCACAATCCGACTCCATTGACGAGGATAACCGTTTTATTTTCTCATTTAAACAGAAATATTATAATTTTTATAAAAACAACGTTTGGCAACAGGATTTTCAAATGAATGGTAAGGAATATGTAAAAAAATACTTATCGCTTTATAATACCATTCCCAATGCCAGTGCAGTACTTTTTAAGAAAGAATTAATACAAGAAGAACAACTGAATGAATACTCATTGCGGCTTGCGGGTGATTGGCTTTTGTGGATAAAACTTATTGCCAAAACCAATATTGCTCATATCAGCGAAAGATTAAATTATTTTCGCCAACACAAAAAATCGGTGCGCTCCAATACTATCCTTGATGGTACTTATTTCCATGAATACTTCCTGATTCAAGGGTATCTGCAACAGCATTATCATTTTTCGCCTGCCTACCGCAACTTCATTAGTCGTCGCCTCTCTTTTACTTGGCGCAACATGGTAGCAGAGCAACGCCTCACCGCAAAACAACATTTGAATATTTTAAAAATCATTGCAAAACACGATAAAACGGCTTTAAAAGAAATTGTTAATCGTTTAATTATCAAACAAATAAGAGCTATACGAGATTAA
- the galE gene encoding UDP-glucose 4-epimerase GalE: MKHHFSKKILLTGACGYIGSHTLVDLFENGFDVISIDNLSRGYMQLLKGVEKITEKSVQNYAIDLCDAAALHDFFDTHPDISGIIHFAAYKSVNESVREPLLYYHNNIASLVNLLQEVQQRQIPHFIFSSSCSVYGNVKHLPVTENTPLPTAESPYGFSKQIGETMIRDMAQVCPQQQFVLLRYFNPVGAHPSAIIGEIPHGTPENLVPYITQTAIGKREQLTVYGNDYPTRDGSCIRDYIHVCDIASAHTKALQYLMDKKNTGNCEVFNLGSGEGVSVLELIQAFEQSTGKALNYRIGARRAGDVVAVYADNTLAKEKLGWIPQYGVADMMQSAWKWEQYCANM; the protein is encoded by the coding sequence ATGAAACATCATTTTTCAAAAAAAATATTACTCACCGGTGCTTGTGGCTATATTGGCTCGCATACTTTGGTGGATCTATTTGAAAACGGCTTTGATGTAATTTCTATTGACAATCTCAGCAGAGGTTATATGCAATTACTCAAAGGTGTGGAAAAAATTACGGAGAAATCGGTGCAAAACTATGCCATTGACCTTTGCGATGCCGCCGCCCTGCACGATTTTTTCGACACACACCCCGATATTAGCGGTATTATCCACTTTGCTGCCTACAAATCGGTCAATGAGTCGGTGCGCGAACCGCTATTATATTATCACAATAATATCGCTTCTTTAGTCAATTTGCTCCAAGAAGTACAACAACGCCAAATACCGCATTTTATATTTTCGTCTTCCTGCTCGGTGTATGGCAATGTGAAGCATCTGCCTGTTACCGAAAATACACCCCTGCCCACCGCCGAATCGCCGTATGGCTTCTCCAAACAAATTGGGGAAACAATGATTCGGGATATGGCGCAGGTGTGTCCGCAGCAGCAATTTGTGTTGTTGCGCTATTTCAATCCGGTTGGTGCACACCCTTCGGCAATTATTGGTGAAATTCCGCACGGAACACCCGAAAACCTCGTTCCTTATATCACTCAAACCGCTATTGGCAAGCGCGAACAGCTCACCGTTTATGGCAACGACTACCCTACCCGCGATGGCTCTTGTATCCGCGATTATATCCACGTCTGCGATATAGCTTCGGCACATACCAAAGCCTTACAATATTTAATGGATAAAAAAAATACCGGCAACTGTGAAGTATTTAATTTGGGCAGCGGCGAAGGTGTGTCGGTATTGGAATTGATACAGGCCTTTGAACAAAGCACCGGAAAAGCCCTCAACTATCGCATTGGCGCACGCCGTGCCGGTGATGTGGTAGCCGTGTATGCCGACAATACACTGGCAAAAGAAAAATTAGGCTGGATACCTCAATATGGCGTGGCAGATATGATGCAATCCGCTTGGAAATGGGAGCAGTATTGTGCCAATATGTAG